A region from the Planifilum fimeticola genome encodes:
- the yabP gene encoding sporulation protein YabP → MVEETYGTRHDLVMSNRNNLEVTGVISVESFDSEEFLLNTDCGFLGIRGQNLHIKSLDLEKGRVAIEGTIHEMSYLDDGSPRGDKVKGFFGRLFR, encoded by the coding sequence ATGGTTGAGGAGACGTACGGAACCCGGCACGATCTGGTGATGTCCAACCGAAACAACCTGGAGGTCACCGGGGTGATCAGCGTGGAGAGCTTCGACAGCGAGGAGTTTCTTCTGAACACCGATTGCGGCTTCCTCGGGATACGCGGGCAGAACCTGCACATCAAGAGCTTGGATCTGGAGAAGGGGCGGGTGGCCATCGAGGGCACGATCCACGAGATGAGTTATCTGGATGACGGTTCCCCCCGCGGCGACAAAGTGAAAGGCTTCTTCGGAAGGTTGTTCCGGTGA
- a CDS encoding RNA-binding S4 domain-containing protein: protein MRLDKFLKVSRLIKRRTLAKEVCDQGRVLINGRTAKAGSTVAIGDQITIRFGHKQVKVRVDSLADSPRKQDAGSMYTLLEETALEDPEEAGTPL from the coding sequence ATGCGGCTGGACAAGTTTCTGAAGGTTTCCCGACTGATCAAACGACGCACGCTGGCCAAGGAGGTTTGTGACCAGGGAAGGGTCTTGATCAACGGCCGCACGGCCAAAGCCGGATCGACGGTGGCGATCGGCGATCAAATCACCATCCGTTTCGGTCACAAGCAGGTGAAGGTCCGGGTCGATTCCCTGGCCGATTCCCCCCGAAAGCAGGATGCCGGTTCGATGTACACCCTGCTGGAGGAAACGGCCCTGGAAGATCCCGAGGAGGCGGGCACCCCGCTTTGA
- the hpt gene encoding hypoxanthine phosphoribosyltransferase, whose amino-acid sequence MHEDIREILITEEAIQQKVQELGKQLSEDYRGKNPLCVCVLKGAALFMTDLVRRMDIPLEMDFMAVSSYGASTASSGVVRIIKDLDTSVEGRHVLVVEDIIDSGLTLSYLLELMRQRNAASIKVVTLLDKPHRRTVDLTPDYCGFTVPDAFVVGYGLDYAEKYRNLPYIGILKEEVYR is encoded by the coding sequence ATGCACGAAGACATTCGGGAAATCCTTATAACAGAGGAAGCCATACAGCAGAAGGTGCAGGAATTGGGAAAACAACTTTCGGAGGATTATCGCGGGAAGAACCCCCTCTGCGTCTGCGTGTTGAAGGGGGCGGCCCTGTTTATGACGGACCTCGTCCGCCGGATGGACATCCCGTTGGAGATGGACTTCATGGCCGTCTCCAGCTACGGCGCCTCGACGGCTTCTTCCGGAGTGGTGAGGATCATCAAGGATTTGGACACATCGGTGGAGGGACGGCACGTCCTGGTGGTGGAAGACATCATCGACAGCGGACTGACCTTGAGCTACCTGCTGGAGCTGATGCGGCAGCGCAATGCCGCTTCGATCAAGGTGGTCACACTCCTGGACAAACCCCACCGCCGTACGGTGGACCTGACTCCGGATTACTGCGGTTTTACCGTGCCCGATGCCTTTGTGGTCGGCTACGGATTGGATTATGCGGAGAAGTATCGCAACCTTCCCTACATCGGCATCCTGAAGGAAGAGGTCTACCGGTAG
- the tilS gene encoding tRNA lysidine(34) synthetase TilS, with protein sequence MTFRERLRESIRRMGLLERGDTVLVGVSGGPDSMALLHALWRLSAEEEWNILAVHVNHQLRGKASEADQAYVESRCREWGIPCDIRRVDVSARLRERGGNLQDVARRLRYDAFREAAAKAGADKLALAHQADDQVETVLMRFLRGTGVGGLAGIPPSRPWYGMVLVRPLLPFFREEIEAYCREEGLHPRRDESNDSLAYTRNRLRHRLIPQLAEYNPRVKEAILKLSLLAAEEEKVWERLEAEAAEEVTVRRGRGEITLDVSALGRQPLALQRRLIKLHLNCLVKDGAVEIPMNAVDRVLSLAEVGTGSRLHLPGNLEAEREYGRLRLRRAEADSTDPGGDALPLAVPGVTSLPHMGGAIEARVEERPLAAGELSGRWAVFDADRLEHPLCARPRRPGDRMRLLGLSGSKKVKEIMIDAKVPRRLRSRLPMVIHGEEIIWIPGLRRSDWAPVTNETRRFLYLMWLSSEEEE encoded by the coding sequence ATGACCTTTCGGGAGCGATTGCGGGAATCCATCCGGCGGATGGGACTTTTGGAACGGGGCGATACGGTGCTGGTCGGCGTGTCGGGAGGGCCGGATTCGATGGCCCTCCTGCACGCCTTGTGGCGCTTGTCTGCGGAAGAGGAATGGAACATCCTCGCGGTTCATGTGAACCATCAGCTGCGGGGAAAGGCGAGCGAGGCGGATCAGGCCTACGTGGAGTCCCGCTGCCGGGAGTGGGGCATCCCCTGCGATATCCGCCGGGTGGACGTGTCCGCCCGGCTCCGGGAGCGAGGCGGCAACCTCCAGGATGTGGCCCGTCGCCTCCGCTACGACGCCTTCCGGGAGGCCGCGGCCAAGGCGGGCGCCGACAAGCTGGCGCTGGCCCACCAAGCGGATGACCAGGTGGAGACGGTTCTGATGCGATTCCTGCGGGGCACCGGCGTCGGCGGCTTGGCCGGCATTCCCCCGTCCCGCCCCTGGTACGGGATGGTGCTGGTGCGCCCGCTGCTCCCCTTTTTCCGGGAGGAGATCGAGGCGTACTGCCGGGAGGAGGGCCTTCATCCCCGCCGGGACGAGAGCAACGACTCCCTCGCCTACACCCGCAACCGGCTCCGCCACCGGCTGATCCCGCAATTGGCCGAATATAATCCCCGGGTGAAGGAGGCCATTCTGAAATTGAGCCTCCTCGCGGCGGAGGAAGAGAAGGTATGGGAGCGCCTGGAGGCGGAAGCCGCGGAAGAGGTGACGGTCCGGCGGGGGAGGGGGGAGATCACCCTGGACGTTTCGGCCCTCGGGCGGCAACCCCTTGCTTTACAAAGGAGATTGATTAAACTACACTTAAATTGTCTTGTGAAGGACGGAGCGGTTGAGATTCCCATGAACGCCGTGGACCGGGTTCTTTCCCTGGCGGAGGTCGGAACGGGAAGCCGCCTGCACCTTCCGGGAAACCTGGAAGCGGAGCGGGAATACGGTCGGCTCCGCCTCCGAAGGGCGGAGGCGGATTCCACCGATCCCGGGGGGGATGCCCTCCCTTTGGCCGTGCCCGGCGTGACCTCCCTGCCGCACATGGGCGGGGCGATCGAGGCCCGGGTGGAGGAGCGGCCCCTGGCGGCGGGGGAGCTGTCCGGGAGGTGGGCCGTGTTCGATGCCGACCGGCTGGAACATCCCCTCTGCGCCCGGCCGCGCCGCCCCGGTGACCGCATGCGCCTCCTCGGATTGTCGGGCTCCAAAAAGGTGAAGGAGATCATGATTGACGCCAAGGTTCCCAGACGCCTGCGGAGTCGCTTGCCGATGGTGATCCACGGGGAGGAAATCATCTGGATTCCGGGTCTGCGCCGCTCCGATTGGGCGCCGGTGACGAACGAGACCCGGCGTTTCCTGTATTTGATGTGGTTGTCATCCGAAGAGGAAGAATAA
- the spoIIE gene encoding stage II sporulation protein E — protein sequence MPSGYLSDFKKAWRERVVDWRLRSGSWKTQLRQPFRAWNFPVIFMGFLLGRAMILDVIAPFAVAYLAVVFHLCRRQWPLAFFSLILGGISRDELHAVQIAGFLILFLLVQKTFDWMGKGQLNYVPFVVLVTGVGGHLGKIGWEGWSPYQGIMAGVEILLSFILTFIFVQSLPIFTVRRKRYALRHEEVICLIILVGSVITGTIGWNVSGMELVNVVSRYLIMVMALAGGGMMGASVGVVMGMIMSLSEPRTIAQVSLLAFSGLLAGLFREGKRWGVAIGFLLGTSIFALYGTSSQEVWASLRESVVAMLLFLVTPESFYRAVARYIPGTAEHESSRQEYIRRLRDVTAAKVEQFAELFNELSRSFREDDRRSRREEEAQLNYFLSEVMEGSCRMCRRYQQCWEKEFVKTYQGMTDLMAMVELHGGEKPLRVPRSWAEHCVRSDEVLERIRQGYSSYEKDLYWREKLKETRRLVSDQLSGVAEVMSNLAGDIRREAKAMTAQEEQIHQALEELGLSIQRVEVINLEEGKVEIEITLPHADALDECRKLIAPLLTEIVGEPIAVHRKMVRGQASGAVVTLGSAQRYEVKTGVAGTAKGGHWLSGDSYCYMNLGTGKYAVAVSDGMGNGERAQQESQAALQLLRHLLQSGIREDQAVETVNAILSLRSTEEMFATIDLAMVDLNTAHARFLKIGSTPGFIKRGKEVITVSAANPPIGILREIDVEPVEEQLRPGDLLIMVTDGIYDAPRHTSDKERWMKRLIAEIDTRDPQGFADCLLEKVIRYHDGEIADDMTVVVAKVEKHTPEWATIRLPGMERIRRSEVAGF from the coding sequence ATGCCATCCGGTTACTTGAGCGATTTCAAAAAGGCCTGGAGGGAGAGGGTCGTCGATTGGCGCCTGCGGAGCGGATCGTGGAAGACGCAGCTCCGCCAGCCGTTTCGCGCGTGGAATTTTCCCGTCATTTTCATGGGTTTCCTGTTGGGGAGAGCGATGATTCTGGATGTGATCGCTCCCTTCGCCGTCGCCTATCTGGCCGTCGTCTTCCATCTGTGCAGGCGACAGTGGCCTCTCGCCTTCTTTTCCCTGATCCTTGGAGGGATTTCCCGCGACGAACTCCACGCGGTGCAGATCGCCGGCTTTCTGATTCTCTTTCTGCTGGTGCAGAAAACCTTCGACTGGATGGGAAAGGGGCAGCTCAACTACGTCCCTTTCGTGGTGCTGGTCACGGGGGTCGGGGGCCACCTGGGGAAAATCGGCTGGGAGGGCTGGTCACCCTATCAGGGGATCATGGCCGGGGTGGAGATCCTCCTCAGCTTCATCCTCACTTTTATATTTGTCCAGTCTCTTCCCATCTTTACCGTCCGGCGCAAGCGGTACGCCCTCCGCCATGAGGAAGTGATCTGCCTGATCATCCTCGTGGGATCGGTCATCACCGGAACCATCGGATGGAACGTGTCGGGAATGGAACTGGTCAACGTCGTCTCCCGCTATCTGATCATGGTGATGGCCTTGGCCGGCGGAGGGATGATGGGGGCTTCCGTCGGCGTGGTGATGGGGATGATCATGAGCCTCTCCGAACCCCGAACCATCGCCCAGGTGAGCCTGCTCGCCTTCTCCGGTCTGCTCGCCGGCTTGTTCCGGGAGGGGAAGCGATGGGGCGTGGCCATCGGCTTCCTGTTGGGGACCTCCATCTTCGCCCTCTACGGGACCAGTTCCCAGGAGGTGTGGGCCTCTCTCCGCGAATCCGTCGTGGCGATGCTCCTCTTCCTGGTCACCCCGGAATCCTTTTACCGCGCGGTTGCCCGGTACATCCCGGGAACGGCGGAGCACGAATCCTCCCGCCAGGAGTACATCCGGCGGCTCCGCGACGTCACTGCGGCCAAGGTGGAGCAGTTCGCCGAACTGTTCAACGAGCTCTCCCGCAGTTTCCGGGAGGATGACCGGCGCAGCCGGCGGGAGGAAGAGGCTCAGCTCAACTACTTCCTTTCCGAAGTGATGGAAGGCTCCTGCAGGATGTGCCGGCGGTATCAGCAATGTTGGGAGAAGGAGTTCGTCAAGACCTACCAGGGGATGACCGATCTCATGGCCATGGTCGAATTGCACGGGGGAGAAAAACCCCTCCGCGTCCCCCGTTCCTGGGCGGAACACTGCGTCCGGTCGGACGAGGTTCTGGAACGGATCCGGCAGGGATACAGTTCCTATGAGAAGGATCTGTACTGGCGGGAGAAGCTCAAGGAGACGCGGCGGCTGGTGTCGGATCAGCTGAGCGGCGTCGCCGAGGTGATGAGCAATCTCGCCGGGGACATCCGCCGGGAGGCCAAAGCGATGACCGCCCAGGAGGAGCAGATCCATCAGGCCCTGGAGGAGCTGGGCTTGTCCATTCAGCGGGTGGAGGTGATCAACCTCGAAGAGGGGAAGGTGGAAATCGAGATCACCTTGCCCCACGCCGATGCCCTGGACGAATGCCGCAAGCTGATCGCCCCGCTGCTCACGGAGATCGTCGGCGAACCGATCGCCGTTCATCGGAAAATGGTCCGGGGCCAGGCCTCCGGCGCCGTCGTCACATTGGGCTCCGCCCAGCGCTACGAAGTGAAGACCGGGGTGGCGGGAACGGCCAAGGGAGGCCATTGGCTGTCCGGTGACAGCTACTGTTACATGAATCTGGGAACCGGCAAATACGCCGTCGCCGTGAGCGACGGGATGGGCAACGGCGAGCGGGCCCAGCAGGAAAGCCAAGCGGCGCTTCAGCTCCTCCGACACCTCCTTCAGTCGGGGATCCGGGAGGATCAGGCGGTGGAGACGGTGAATGCCATCCTAAGCCTCCGTTCCACCGAGGAGATGTTTGCCACCATCGACCTGGCGATGGTGGATTTGAACACGGCTCACGCCCGTTTCCTCAAGATCGGATCCACTCCCGGATTCATCAAGCGAGGAAAGGAGGTGATAACCGTCTCCGCCGCCAATCCGCCGATCGGCATCCTGCGGGAAATCGATGTGGAACCGGTGGAGGAGCAGCTTCGGCCCGGTGATCTCCTCATCATGGTCACCGACGGAATCTACGATGCTCCCCGCCACACCTCCGACAAGGAGCGGTGGATGAAACGGCTCATCGCCGAGATCGACACCCGCGATCCCCAGGGCTTTGCCGATTGTCTCCTGGAGAAGGTGATTCGCTATCACGACGGCGAGATCGCCGACGACATGACCGTCGTGGTGGCCAAAGTGGAGAAACACACCCCGGAATGGGCGACGATCCGCCTGCCGGGCATGGAACGGATCAGAAGGTCGGAAGTGGCCGGATTCTGA
- the yabQ gene encoding spore cortex biosynthesis protein YabQ, whose amino-acid sequence MSLQAQWITMLTMVGSGLILGVVLDAYRVLKERFRLRGWVVSLVDLLYWVAAASLVFHLLVWSNWGELRFYVFVAVLAGFWIYFSWFSDGVFRFLRWLLHGLERIGRSVIRVVTVLIWVPLAYLWALFRRAGMLLWRLARGLFRLVLAPFSPLIRFLSPLGKALEGLFHRFLRLIRGPRK is encoded by the coding sequence GTGAGCCTGCAAGCCCAGTGGATCACGATGCTGACCATGGTGGGGTCCGGCCTGATCCTCGGGGTGGTGCTGGATGCCTACCGGGTGTTGAAGGAGCGCTTTCGCCTGCGCGGGTGGGTGGTTTCCCTCGTCGATCTGCTCTATTGGGTTGCCGCCGCCAGTCTCGTCTTTCACCTGTTGGTATGGAGCAATTGGGGAGAACTCCGCTTTTACGTGTTCGTGGCGGTCCTGGCCGGTTTTTGGATCTACTTTTCCTGGTTCAGCGACGGGGTTTTCCGCTTCCTCCGCTGGCTGCTTCATGGGCTGGAGCGGATCGGGAGGTCCGTCATCCGGGTGGTGACCGTCCTCATCTGGGTCCCCCTCGCCTACCTGTGGGCCCTGTTCCGCAGGGCGGGCATGCTTTTGTGGCGCCTGGCGCGGGGGTTGTTCCGCCTGGTTTTGGCTCCCTTCTCCCCCCTTATCCGGTTTCTTTCCCCCTTGGGAAAGGCCCTCGAGGGGCTTTTCCATCGCTTCCTCCGTCTGATTCGCGGGCCGAGAAAATGA
- a CDS encoding DUF402 domain-containing protein, whose translation MDVTIKKIKFTTINKTYTEKVRDWRGRYCFATQYPNPDGKRIFLTYYFVRKGYTISKVFNRSGEFLYYYCDIMEMRQTGRLRYVMVDLLLDMIIYPDGRYHLIDIDEFATAIEKGQLKRRQQVHALRTLDRMIRKQTERTFIPPYLHKVSMHPLTGEEK comes from the coding sequence GTGGATGTCACCATTAAAAAGATCAAGTTCACCACCATAAACAAAACCTATACCGAAAAGGTGCGGGACTGGCGGGGTCGTTACTGTTTCGCGACGCAGTACCCCAATCCGGACGGGAAACGGATTTTTTTGACCTATTATTTCGTGAGGAAAGGATACACGATCTCCAAGGTCTTCAACCGTTCCGGGGAATTCCTCTATTATTACTGCGACATCATGGAGATGCGCCAGACGGGACGCCTTCGCTATGTGATGGTGGATCTGCTCCTCGACATGATCATTTATCCCGATGGCCGTTACCACCTGATCGACATCGACGAATTTGCCACCGCCATCGAGAAGGGGCAGCTGAAACGGCGGCAACAGGTGCACGCCCTGCGAACGCTGGACCGGATGATCCGCAAGCAGACCGAGCGTACCTTTATCCCGCCCTATCTCCACAAGGTTTCCATGCACCCCCTTACGGGGGAGGAGAAGTAG
- a CDS encoding FtsB family cell division protein — MAFVRKGNVVSFSPSRPSEPSGKPSQSRLPRNVRRRRLIWLIVMIAFFGWFLSEFVTQTGRISAREAELKEKKAELTALKKEQKALREEIKRLHDEEYLKELARKYGYQEPGEEIYTLPEGKN, encoded by the coding sequence ATGGCATTTGTGCGGAAAGGAAATGTGGTTTCGTTCAGTCCCTCCCGTCCTTCCGAACCGTCGGGCAAACCATCCCAAAGCCGTCTTCCGCGGAATGTCCGCCGTCGCCGCCTGATTTGGTTGATCGTCATGATCGCCTTTTTTGGATGGTTCCTTTCCGAATTCGTGACGCAGACCGGGAGGATTTCCGCCCGGGAGGCGGAGTTGAAGGAGAAAAAGGCAGAGCTGACGGCCCTCAAAAAGGAGCAGAAAGCCCTTCGCGAGGAGATCAAACGGCTGCACGACGAGGAATATCTGAAGGAATTGGCCCGCAAGTACGGATACCAGGAGCCGGGGGAGGAGATCTACACGTTGCCGGAGGGAAAGAATTGA